The following proteins come from a genomic window of Ornithinimicrobium cryptoxanthini:
- a CDS encoding carboxymuconolactone decarboxylase family protein, protein MPSNLRIPKAPLDGLFGRALTLYARRTYGQVPDIAHVFLHHRRMTRAVLAFERRMAALSACDPHLKAYATMASSATIGCSWCLDFGYFTAHTEGLDTAKVRQVPVWRDSTVFTPLEREVMAYAEAMSVTPLEVTDEMVTSLHEQLGSAALMELTEMISLENLRSRTNAALGLTSQGFAESCDLAPLGS, encoded by the coding sequence ATGCCCAGCAACCTCAGGATCCCGAAGGCACCGCTCGACGGACTCTTCGGCCGCGCGCTGACGCTCTATGCGAGGCGGACCTATGGCCAGGTCCCGGACATCGCCCACGTCTTCCTGCACCACCGCCGGATGACACGCGCGGTGCTCGCGTTCGAGCGCAGGATGGCGGCGCTCTCCGCGTGCGACCCGCACCTGAAGGCCTATGCCACGATGGCCTCGTCCGCGACGATCGGCTGCTCCTGGTGCCTGGACTTCGGCTATTTCACGGCGCACACCGAGGGGCTCGACACGGCCAAGGTCCGCCAGGTCCCGGTGTGGCGCGACAGCACCGTCTTCACGCCGCTGGAGCGCGAGGTGATGGCCTATGCCGAGGCGATGAGCGTCACTCCGTTGGAGGTCACCGACGAGATGGTCACCAGCCTGCACGAGCAGCTCGGGTCGGCGGCGCTGATGGAGCTGACCGAGATGATCTCGCTGGAGAACCTGCGCTCGCGCACGAACGCGGCGCTGGGGCTGACCTCGCAGGGTTTCGCCGAGTCCTGCGACCTGGCACCGTTGGGCTCATGA
- a CDS encoding bifunctional adenosylcobinamide kinase/adenosylcobinamide-phosphate guanylyltransferase, with the protein MATTLVLGAARNGKSDYAAALMADHETVTYLATGPKREEAPDQTWADRVEEQQAARPEAWQTVVTTGLSQAMIFSRNPVIIDTLSHWVWQLLDRHDLWRSTKGAIARLDEELEDLLVIYQSLPHDIVAISDEVGWGGEATSGPESTYRDALRHVNDRFSAVSQRVHLLVGGRVLDLSDSPAVHSFYAHD; encoded by the coding sequence ATGGCAACGACTCTCGTGCTGGGCGCAGCCCGCAATGGCAAATCCGACTATGCGGCAGCCCTGATGGCCGACCACGAGACCGTGACCTATCTGGCGACCGGCCCCAAGCGGGAGGAGGCCCCTGACCAGACCTGGGCCGACCGCGTCGAGGAGCAGCAGGCAGCCCGCCCTGAGGCGTGGCAGACCGTCGTGACGACCGGGCTGTCCCAGGCGATGATCTTTTCCCGCAACCCCGTCATCATCGACACGCTCTCGCACTGGGTCTGGCAGCTGCTGGACCGGCACGACCTGTGGCGCTCCACCAAGGGAGCGATCGCCCGCCTCGACGAGGAGCTCGAGGACCTCCTCGTCATCTATCAGTCGCTCCCCCACGACATCGTGGCCATCTCCGACGAGGTCGGCTGGGGCGGCGAGGCGACCTCGGGGCCGGAGTCGACCTATCGTGACGCGCTGCGCCACGTCAACGACCGCTTCAGCGCGGTGAGCCAGCGGGTCCACCTGCTGGTCGGCGGTCGGGTCCTGGACCTCAGCGACTCCCCCGCGGTCCACAGCTTCTATGCCCACGACTGA
- a CDS encoding SCO2322 family protein yields the protein MTRLYRLICASVLALAVAVVAPMAAHAVAYQFWGFYQLTNDGEWDFATEGANAAVPEDGAVDGYRFAFSAGDDDERVPRDAPGFDDLCAGTAAADGMKRVGLVLDTGRDVDAPEGETPPEPSARCVVADEDATSQEILVQAVQDIRTDDSGLICGIAGFPEQGCGDEVSEPTPEQLAADEPIEIPIVDGDATEEPSATETSAEPTSEEATAETTDATTEDESTDDATSQESTEDETNAEATATDAEPTPGEADTTQDSDSGIPPWAWAVGVVLLLGILAWAASAARNRRLDAAHDHYLDEFRDDPRDGFSGHGPDDFDRR from the coding sequence GTGACCCGCCTCTACCGACTGATCTGCGCGAGCGTCCTCGCACTGGCCGTGGCAGTGGTGGCGCCGATGGCGGCGCATGCGGTCGCCTACCAGTTCTGGGGCTTCTATCAGCTCACCAACGACGGCGAGTGGGACTTTGCCACCGAGGGCGCCAACGCCGCGGTGCCGGAGGACGGCGCGGTCGACGGTTATCGCTTCGCGTTCTCCGCCGGCGACGACGACGAGCGGGTGCCTCGCGACGCACCGGGCTTTGACGACCTCTGTGCGGGCACCGCTGCCGCCGATGGGATGAAGCGGGTCGGCCTGGTGCTCGACACCGGTCGTGACGTCGACGCTCCGGAGGGCGAGACCCCGCCTGAGCCGAGCGCCCGGTGCGTCGTCGCCGACGAGGACGCCACGTCACAGGAGATCCTGGTCCAGGCGGTGCAGGACATCCGCACCGACGACAGCGGCCTGATCTGCGGGATCGCCGGCTTCCCGGAGCAGGGCTGCGGCGACGAGGTCAGCGAGCCGACCCCCGAGCAGCTCGCCGCGGACGAGCCGATCGAGATCCCGATCGTGGACGGCGACGCCACCGAGGAGCCGAGCGCCACGGAGACCAGCGCGGAGCCCACCTCCGAGGAGGCCACCGCGGAGACCACCGACGCGACCACCGAGGACGAGAGCACGGACGACGCGACGTCGCAGGAGAGCACCGAGGACGAGACGAATGCGGAGGCGACCGCGACGGACGCCGAGCCCACTCCCGGGGAGGCCGACACCACCCAGGACTCCGACTCAGGCATCCCACCCTGGGCCTGGGCGGTCGGCGTGGTCCTGCTCCTCGGCATACTCGCCTGGGCTGCCTCCGCGGCGCGCAACCGCCGCCTCGACGCGGCCCATGACCACTACCTAGACGAGTTCCGGGACGACCCGCGGGACGGCTTCTCGGGCCACGGCCCGGACGACTTCGACCGGCGCTGA
- a CDS encoding DUF937 domain-containing protein → MSQYDELLAAIPMSQLAQQVGADESQVSQAVQQVLPALMGGLGANARQPEGKAALTNALSEHVDRNPGDLSSIDTDDGAKIVQHIFGNQSETVVNQLGGLGGGGGGLVKKLLPILAPIVLSFLAKKLSGGGGLGGAMGDILGGAQAPTQKPAAPTGPAGQGDVGDLLGDLLGSAVGGGKAPQGGGGFGLDDILGGLLGGKR, encoded by the coding sequence ATGAGCCAGTATGACGAGTTGCTCGCCGCCATCCCCATGTCTCAGCTCGCCCAGCAGGTGGGGGCGGACGAGAGCCAGGTCTCCCAGGCGGTGCAGCAGGTGCTGCCGGCCCTGATGGGCGGACTGGGTGCCAACGCGCGCCAGCCCGAGGGCAAGGCCGCACTGACCAACGCCCTGAGCGAGCACGTCGACCGCAACCCCGGTGATCTGTCCAGCATCGACACCGACGACGGCGCCAAGATCGTCCAGCACATCTTTGGCAACCAGAGCGAGACCGTCGTCAACCAGCTCGGTGGCCTTGGCGGCGGTGGCGGCGGTCTGGTCAAGAAGCTGCTGCCGATTCTGGCCCCGATCGTGCTCTCCTTCCTGGCCAAGAAGCTCAGCGGTGGCGGCGGCCTCGGCGGGGCGATGGGCGACATCCTCGGCGGCGCACAGGCGCCCACCCAGAAGCCGGCCGCACCCACCGGACCAGCCGGTCAGGGTGACGTCGGTGACCTGCTGGGCGACCTGCTCGGCAGCGCCGTGGGTGGCGGCAAGGCACCTCAGGGTGGCGGGGGCTTCGGCCTGGACGACATCCTCGGCGGACTGCTCGGCGGCAAGCGCTGA
- a CDS encoding DUF3043 domain-containing protein: MFPRKKPAPELEPAPAVEARPGAKNRPTPRRRDQEAANRRPLVGDSKAVSADVKARQKAERAKAREGMMRGDDRYLTSRDQGPVKRFLRDMVDARWNIGEFLLPLMLVVLMLMLLGGNNPQAQILILPVVYGVMAVGVMDAWLLARRAKRRVAEEFGTEAPKGTSMYVALRSMQMRMSRVPRPQIKRGDPVVPHRH; encoded by the coding sequence GTGTTCCCCCGCAAGAAGCCTGCCCCCGAGCTCGAGCCCGCCCCTGCCGTCGAGGCGCGGCCCGGCGCCAAGAACCGTCCGACCCCCAGGCGTCGCGACCAGGAAGCCGCCAACCGGCGTCCTCTCGTCGGCGACTCCAAGGCGGTGAGCGCGGACGTCAAGGCCCGACAGAAGGCAGAGCGCGCCAAGGCCCGCGAGGGCATGATGCGCGGTGACGACAGATACCTCACCTCACGCGACCAGGGCCCGGTCAAGCGGTTCCTGCGCGACATGGTCGACGCCCGGTGGAACATCGGTGAGTTCCTGCTGCCGCTGATGCTGGTCGTGCTGATGCTGATGCTCCTGGGCGGCAACAACCCGCAGGCGCAGATCCTGATCCTGCCCGTCGTCTATGGCGTGATGGCCGTCGGTGTCATGGACGCCTGGCTGCTCGCCCGCCGCGCCAAGCGCCGCGTCGCCGAGGAGTTCGGCACCGAGGCACCCAAGGGCACGAGCATGTATGTCGCGCTCCGCTCCATGCAGATGCGGATGTCGCGCGTGCCCCGCCCGCAGATCAAGCGCGGCGACCCCGTGGTCCCCCACCGCCACTGA
- a CDS encoding dipeptidase — MTSEIPTTAPRPDERRAELAARVKELMPGVRSDLEALTRIPSVSLDSFDQRHVDDSARAVADLLRAEGMEVRIVQEGGRPAVVGHLPGPEGAPTVLLYAHHDVQPPGDEADWNTPMFEPTEIDGRLYARGIADDKAGVMAHVAALRAHGGKPPVGVTVFVEGEEEIASESLPTILERHGDSLRADAIVLADSQNWKIGVPALTTTLRGLVRVVVEVKALEHGVHSGMFGGAVPDGLTALARLLATLHDDEGNVAVAGLKSSEAADLDYPEEVLRAESGLAEGVQPIGSGSFLSRLWTKPSMTVIGIDAPSVAKAANLLTPVGRAKLSMRIHPAEVPGTAYELLKKHLEDNAPWGCQVSVTLDDEGPGFAADAQGPIYEEARAAFRDAWDGTDPVDIGVGGSIPFVASFAERFPDAAILVTGVEDPDTRAHAANESLHLAEFERVCLAEALLLERLGALPTGGTDG, encoded by the coding sequence GTGACCTCTGAGATCCCCACCACTGCACCCCGTCCGGATGAGCGGCGCGCGGAACTGGCCGCGCGCGTGAAGGAGCTGATGCCTGGCGTCCGCTCCGACCTGGAGGCGCTGACCCGGATCCCTTCGGTGTCGCTCGACTCGTTCGACCAGCGGCACGTCGACGACTCGGCCCGCGCCGTCGCCGACCTGCTGCGGGCGGAGGGGATGGAGGTGCGCATCGTCCAGGAGGGTGGCCGACCTGCCGTCGTCGGCCACCTGCCCGGGCCGGAAGGCGCGCCGACCGTGCTGCTCTATGCGCACCACGACGTGCAGCCCCCTGGCGATGAGGCCGACTGGAACACCCCGATGTTCGAGCCGACCGAGATCGACGGCCGGCTCTATGCGCGCGGCATCGCCGACGATAAGGCGGGCGTCATGGCGCATGTGGCCGCGCTGCGGGCCCACGGCGGCAAGCCGCCTGTTGGCGTGACGGTCTTTGTCGAGGGGGAGGAGGAGATCGCCTCCGAGTCGCTGCCGACGATCCTGGAGCGGCACGGGGACAGCCTGCGAGCCGACGCGATCGTGCTGGCTGACAGCCAGAACTGGAAGATTGGCGTCCCCGCCCTCACCACGACTCTGCGCGGACTGGTGCGGGTCGTCGTGGAGGTCAAGGCGCTGGAGCACGGCGTGCACTCCGGGATGTTCGGTGGTGCGGTGCCCGACGGGCTGACCGCACTGGCCCGGCTGCTGGCGACGCTGCACGACGATGAGGGCAACGTGGCCGTCGCCGGGCTGAAGTCCTCCGAGGCGGCGGACCTGGACTACCCGGAGGAGGTCCTGCGCGCGGAGTCTGGCCTGGCCGAGGGAGTGCAGCCGATCGGCTCAGGCTCGTTCCTGTCGCGGCTGTGGACCAAGCCCTCGATGACCGTCATCGGCATCGATGCGCCGTCTGTCGCCAAGGCTGCCAACCTGCTGACGCCGGTGGGGCGGGCCAAGCTGTCCATGCGCATCCACCCCGCAGAGGTGCCGGGCACGGCATACGAGCTGTTGAAGAAGCACCTGGAAGACAACGCGCCGTGGGGGTGCCAGGTGAGCGTGACCCTGGACGACGAGGGGCCGGGCTTCGCGGCTGATGCGCAGGGGCCGATCTATGAGGAGGCACGTGCGGCGTTCCGCGACGCCTGGGACGGCACCGATCCGGTCGACATCGGGGTCGGCGGGTCGATCCCGTTCGTGGCCTCGTTCGCCGAGAGGTTCCCGGACGCCGCGATCCTGGTGACCGGCGTCGAGGACCCGGACACCCGCGCCCACGCCGCCAACGAGAGCCTGCACCTGGCCGAGTTCGAGCGGGTGTGCCTCGCCGAGGCGCTGCTGCTGGAGCGGCTGGGCGCGCTACCTACAGGAGGAACTGATGGCTGA
- a CDS encoding glutathione S-transferase family protein, which produces MADQGKYVEESFERDTRYIPTRITADGRDGFAVEAGRYRLAVSRACPWAHRTTIVRRLLGLETVLSMAVAGPTHDSDSWTFDLDPGGVDPVLGIAKLKEAYEARPDGYKPGVTVPAIVDTTTGQVVTNDFAQITLDFSTEWTQFHRDDAPDLYPEALRSEIDEVAELVYQDVNNGVYRCGFAGKQESYDKAYDRLFARLDWLTERLSGQRYLVGDTITEADIRLFTTLVRFDAVYHGHFKCNRSKLSEMPVLWAYARDLFQTPGFGDTVNFDHIKAHYYAVHTDINPTAIVPKGPDPSGWLTPHGREELGGMPFGEGTPPGPVAAGEEVPPLA; this is translated from the coding sequence ATGGCTGACCAGGGCAAGTATGTCGAGGAGTCGTTTGAGCGCGACACCCGCTACATCCCGACGCGGATCACGGCAGATGGGCGCGATGGGTTTGCGGTGGAGGCGGGGCGCTATCGCCTCGCGGTGAGCCGGGCGTGCCCGTGGGCGCACCGCACGACCATTGTGCGCCGGCTGCTCGGGCTGGAGACGGTGCTGTCGATGGCGGTTGCCGGGCCGACGCACGACTCGGACAGCTGGACGTTTGATCTTGACCCCGGGGGAGTGGACCCGGTGCTGGGCATCGCGAAGCTGAAGGAGGCCTACGAGGCGCGGCCCGACGGCTACAAGCCGGGCGTGACCGTGCCGGCGATCGTGGACACGACCACCGGGCAGGTGGTCACCAACGACTTCGCCCAGATCACCCTGGACTTCTCGACCGAGTGGACTCAGTTCCACCGTGACGACGCGCCGGATCTCTATCCCGAGGCGTTGCGCTCCGAGATCGACGAGGTCGCCGAGCTGGTCTATCAGGACGTCAACAACGGCGTCTATCGCTGTGGCTTTGCCGGGAAGCAGGAGTCCTATGACAAGGCCTATGACCGACTTTTTGCTCGTCTCGACTGGTTGACCGAGCGGTTGTCGGGGCAGCGCTATCTGGTCGGTGACACGATCACCGAGGCGGATATCCGGCTGTTCACGACGCTGGTGCGCTTTGACGCGGTCTATCACGGGCACTTCAAGTGCAACCGGTCCAAGCTGTCGGAGATGCCGGTGCTGTGGGCCTATGCTCGCGACCTGTTCCAGACGCCGGGCTTTGGCGACACGGTGAACTTCGACCACATCAAGGCGCACTACTACGCGGTGCACACCGACATCAACCCGACCGCCATCGTGCCCAAGGGGCCCGACCCCTCGGGCTGGCTAACGCCGCATGGGCGCGAGGAGCTGGGCGGCATGCCGTTCGGTGAGGGCACGCCTCCTGGCCCCGTCGCCGCCGGCGAGGAGGTCCCGCCGCTCGCCTGA
- the trpS gene encoding tryptophan--tRNA ligase translates to MTSADRTIEDAATDDAAVGDALAASTSDASLARTIARSAQIETEIDQDPSKFRVLTGDRPTGNLHLGHYFGTLRSRVLLQQRGVETFILIADYQVITDRDGVGPIRERVYSVLADYLAAGLDPEQTTIFTHSSVPALNQLMLPFLSLVTDSELRRNPTVKAEFEATSGRPMSGLLLTYPVHQAADILFCKANIVPVGKDQVPHLEQARLIARRFEERYGRADAGQPVFPAPDALLSEVTNLLGTDGTKMSKSKGNTIELGMDADTTAKILKKAVTDADRNITFDPVNRPEVSNLVLLAAMSSGRDPQEIAAQIGDGGGGTLKKVVTEAVNEHFAPIRARRAELAADQGYLESVLARGNARANEIADATLDEVRTAMQMTY, encoded by the coding sequence ATGACCTCCGCAGACAGGACCATCGAGGACGCAGCAACTGACGACGCCGCCGTCGGCGACGCCCTCGCTGCGTCCACGTCCGACGCCTCGCTGGCCCGCACCATCGCGCGCTCCGCCCAGATCGAGACCGAGATCGACCAGGACCCCAGCAAGTTCCGCGTCCTCACTGGCGACCGCCCGACCGGCAACCTGCACTTGGGCCACTACTTCGGCACGCTGCGCAGCCGCGTCCTGCTCCAGCAGCGTGGCGTCGAGACGTTCATCCTCATCGCCGACTACCAGGTGATCACCGACCGCGACGGCGTCGGTCCGATCCGCGAGCGCGTCTACTCCGTGCTGGCCGACTACCTGGCCGCAGGCCTGGACCCCGAGCAGACCACGATCTTCACGCACTCCAGTGTGCCGGCGCTCAACCAGCTCATGCTGCCCTTCCTGTCGCTGGTCACCGACTCCGAGCTGCGGCGCAACCCCACGGTCAAGGCGGAGTTTGAGGCGACCAGCGGCCGACCCATGTCGGGGCTGCTCCTGACCTATCCCGTCCACCAGGCTGCCGACATCCTCTTCTGCAAGGCCAACATCGTGCCGGTCGGCAAGGACCAGGTGCCCCACCTCGAGCAGGCGCGGCTCATCGCCCGCCGGTTTGAGGAGCGCTATGGCCGCGCCGACGCCGGCCAGCCCGTCTTTCCCGCCCCCGACGCGCTGCTGTCGGAGGTCACCAACCTGCTCGGCACCGACGGCACCAAGATGTCGAAGTCCAAGGGCAACACCATCGAGCTCGGCATGGACGCGGACACCACGGCCAAGATCCTCAAGAAGGCCGTCACCGATGCCGACCGCAACATCACGTTCGACCCGGTGAACCGCCCCGAGGTCTCCAACCTCGTCCTGCTTGCCGCGATGTCCAGCGGCCGCGACCCGCAGGAGATCGCCGCGCAGATCGGCGACGGGGGTGGCGGCACGCTCAAGAAGGTCGTCACCGAGGCGGTCAACGAGCACTTCGCGCCGATCCGCGCCCGGCGCGCGGAGCTCGCCGCCGACCAGGGCTATCTCGAGTCGGTGCTGGCGCGCGGCAACGCCCGGGCCAACGAGATCGCCGACGCGACCCTGGATGAGGTCCGCACCGCCATGCAGATGACCTACTGA
- a CDS encoding glycerate kinase, with protein MRVVLATGEYADTPGPLAAAVRLAQGWRRTAPADQVVVAPVSDGGSGFIEVLAHALDAQPAPVVVTGPLGDEVPAQVLLHEDAAYIEAGQAAGRHLAADVLAGADQATLQGLTSRGVGELVAAALEAGASRIVLGCGDLASHDGGVGLLQALGAGEDLTDLPAVRDRLRGTTLLLAHASNMPLTGFHGASAALGVEHGVPADVTQQLEEAMGLLTEQVNRVLPPRKDLLTGHRIRPERADGAGVGGGVGYAAILLGARPVNGATFVIEEIGLADVLPGALVVAGGAAYDWNTVHDGVIAEVARAALEVGSPSIVLAERIEVGRREGMALGVSASYSPRDGEGLDDLAERIARTWSPQR; from the coding sequence ATGCGGGTGGTCCTGGCCACGGGGGAGTATGCCGACACGCCCGGCCCACTCGCCGCGGCGGTGAGGTTGGCCCAGGGTTGGCGACGGACCGCTCCCGCTGACCAGGTGGTCGTGGCGCCGGTCTCTGACGGTGGGTCGGGCTTCATCGAGGTGCTGGCACACGCGCTGGACGCGCAACCGGCGCCGGTCGTCGTCACCGGGCCGCTGGGGGACGAGGTTCCGGCCCAGGTCCTGCTGCACGAGGACGCCGCCTATATAGAGGCGGGACAGGCTGCCGGGCGTCACCTCGCGGCTGACGTGCTGGCCGGTGCGGACCAGGCGACGCTGCAGGGACTGACCAGTCGGGGCGTGGGCGAGCTGGTCGCGGCGGCGTTGGAGGCCGGGGCTAGCCGGATCGTGCTCGGCTGCGGTGACCTGGCCAGCCATGACGGCGGCGTGGGCTTGTTGCAGGCGCTGGGCGCGGGGGAGGACCTGACTGATCTGCCGGCCGTGCGCGATCGGCTGCGCGGCACGACACTGCTGCTGGCGCACGCGTCAAACATGCCGCTCACCGGCTTCCACGGCGCGAGCGCGGCGCTGGGCGTCGAGCACGGCGTCCCGGCTGACGTGACCCAGCAGCTCGAGGAGGCGATGGGGCTGCTCACCGAGCAGGTCAACCGGGTGCTGCCGCCGCGCAAGGACCTGCTCACGGGGCACCGGATCCGCCCCGAGCGGGCTGACGGGGCAGGCGTGGGTGGGGGAGTCGGCTATGCCGCGATCCTGCTCGGGGCCCGACCCGTGAACGGCGCGACCTTCGTGATCGAGGAGATCGGCCTGGCCGACGTGCTCCCCGGCGCCCTCGTGGTGGCTGGCGGTGCGGCATACGACTGGAACACCGTGCACGACGGCGTGATCGCCGAGGTCGCCCGCGCCGCGCTCGAGGTCGGCTCCCCAAGCATCGTGCTGGCTGAGCGGATCGAGGTCGGCCGCCGCGAGGGCATGGCGCTCGGTGTCTCTGCGTCCTATAGCCCGCGCGACGGCGAGGGGCTGGACGACCTGGCCGAACGCATCGCGCGCACCTGGTCGCCGCAGCGCTGA
- a CDS encoding HesB/IscA family protein: MSVQDTETQTTEATTAEHGVVLTPLAADKVKSLLAQEGRDDLRLRIGVQPGGCSGLIYQLYFDERTLDGDLTSEFDGVAVVVDRMSAPYLDGASIDFADTIEKQGFTIDNPNAGSSCACGDSFG, encoded by the coding sequence ATGAGCGTGCAGGACACAGAGACCCAGACCACGGAAGCCACCACCGCGGAGCACGGCGTCGTCTTGACGCCGCTGGCCGCCGACAAGGTGAAGTCCCTCCTCGCGCAGGAGGGGCGCGACGATCTGCGCCTGCGCATCGGCGTGCAGCCGGGCGGTTGTTCCGGCCTGATCTATCAGCTCTACTTCGACGAGCGCACCCTCGACGGTGACCTCACCTCCGAGTTCGACGGTGTCGCGGTCGTCGTCGACCGGATGAGCGCCCCCTATCTCGACGGCGCGTCCATCGACTTCGCGGACACGATCGAGAAGCAGGGCTTCACGATCGACAACCCCAACGCGGGCAGCTCCTGCGCCTGCGGCGACTCCTTCGGCTGA
- a CDS encoding carbohydrate kinase family protein: MRIAVCGSIATDHLMTYQGRFADSLVPDQLAKISVSFLVEDLQFRRGGVGANISFGMARLGHQPVLVGSVGEDFASYRSWLERHGVNCEHIHVSEVRHTARFVCTTDEDMAQIASFYAGAMSEARGIELGPIMSAVGGLDLVMVSPDDPQAMLRHSAECRSRQIPFAADPSQQLAVMDGASIRQLVDGATYLFTNEYEAHLTEQKTGWSAEEILDRVGTRVITRGRDGATILRRGQEPIEVPIAAPVERVDPTGVGDGFRAGFLAGLAWELPLERCSQLGSTLASFVLETVGTQEYTFDADEFLARFTDGYGAEAGAEISAHLA, encoded by the coding sequence GTGAGAATCGCTGTCTGCGGGTCCATCGCGACCGACCACCTGATGACCTACCAGGGGCGCTTCGCCGACTCCCTGGTGCCCGACCAGCTCGCCAAGATCTCGGTGTCCTTCCTCGTGGAGGACCTGCAGTTCCGGCGCGGTGGCGTCGGGGCCAACATCAGCTTCGGGATGGCCCGGCTGGGGCACCAGCCCGTGCTGGTCGGCTCCGTCGGCGAGGACTTCGCCAGCTATCGCTCCTGGCTCGAGCGGCACGGCGTCAACTGTGAGCACATCCACGTCTCGGAGGTGCGCCATACGGCGCGGTTCGTCTGCACCACCGACGAGGATATGGCCCAGATCGCCTCGTTCTATGCGGGGGCGATGAGCGAGGCCCGCGGCATCGAGCTCGGACCGATCATGTCGGCGGTGGGTGGCCTCGACCTGGTGATGGTCAGCCCCGACGACCCGCAGGCGATGCTGCGCCACTCCGCCGAGTGCCGCAGCCGCCAGATCCCGTTTGCCGCCGACCCCAGCCAGCAGCTGGCCGTGATGGACGGCGCCTCGATCCGCCAGCTCGTGGACGGTGCGACCTATCTGTTCACCAACGAATACGAAGCCCACCTGACCGAGCAGAAGACCGGCTGGTCGGCCGAGGAGATCCTGGACCGGGTCGGCACGCGGGTGATCACCCGCGGCAGGGACGGTGCCACGATCCTGCGTCGCGGGCAGGAGCCAATCGAGGTGCCGATCGCCGCCCCCGTGGAGCGGGTCGACCCGACCGGAGTCGGCGACGGCTTCCGAGCCGGCTTCCTCGCGGGCCTGGCCTGGGAGCTCCCGCTCGAGCGGTGCTCCCAGCTCGGGTCGACGCTGGCCAGCTTTGTGCTGGAGACCGTCGGCACGCAGGAATACACGTTTGACGCCGACGAGTTCCTCGCCCGCTTCACCGATGGTTATGGCGCGGAGGCCGGGGCCGAGATCTCGGCCCACCTGGCCTGA
- the aat gene encoding leucyl/phenylalanyl-tRNA--protein transferase: MPIEPPPTQWHLDLSQAEPGEDLIGVGADLEPGTLLTAYRSGIFPMGLGVRGRGTLGWWSPDPRGVLLPGDLRVSRSLRRSCARFEFRVDTAFAQVVAQCAAPGRKGRWITPPIEQAYVELHRLGWAHSVETWLGGELVGGLYGVAVGGLFAGESMFHRVTDASKAALVHLVSLVSPTDALIDVQWSTDHLATLGVTEVSRTAYLGLLSDAVRRPLPAAFATLSR, from the coding sequence ATGCCGATCGAGCCGCCTCCCACCCAGTGGCACCTGGATCTCAGCCAGGCCGAGCCGGGGGAGGACCTCATCGGCGTCGGTGCTGACCTGGAGCCCGGGACGCTGCTGACGGCCTACCGCTCCGGCATCTTCCCGATGGGGCTCGGCGTCCGGGGCCGCGGGACACTGGGCTGGTGGTCACCCGACCCGCGCGGTGTGCTGCTCCCCGGTGACCTGCGGGTGAGCCGGTCGTTGCGGCGCTCCTGCGCGCGGTTCGAGTTCCGTGTCGACACGGCGTTTGCCCAGGTGGTGGCCCAGTGTGCGGCCCCGGGCCGGAAGGGGCGTTGGATCACACCTCCCATCGAGCAGGCGTATGTCGAGCTGCACCGGCTGGGGTGGGCCCACTCGGTCGAGACGTGGCTGGGTGGCGAGCTGGTGGGCGGCCTCTATGGCGTCGCGGTGGGGGGCCTGTTTGCGGGGGAGTCGATGTTCCACCGGGTCACGGACGCCTCCAAGGCCGCCCTGGTGCACCTGGTGTCGCTGGTGTCCCCGACCGATGCCCTCATCGACGTGCAGTGGAGCACCGACCACCTGGCCACGCTGGGGGTCACCGAGGTGAGCCGCACGGCATACCTCGGGCTGTTGTCCGACGCCGTGCGCCGACCCCTGCCGGCCGCTTTTGCGACTCTCTCCCGCTGA